CTGGCGATCAGCGGGATGGACTCCACCGTGCCGGTGACATCGCGCAGGGCGTAGAGCTTGCGGTCGGCAGGGGCCAGCGCGGGCGTGGCGGCGCAGACCACCGCGCCCACCCGCTCCAGCTGGCGGGTGATCTCCTCGGTGCTCAGCTCGGGCCGCCAGCCAGGGATGGCCTCCAGCTTGTCCAGCGTGCCGCCGGTGTGCCCGAGCCCCCTGCCGGACAGCTGCGGCACCGCGGCGCCACAGGCGGCGACCAGCGGGGCGAGCGGCAGGGTGATCTTGTCCCCCACTCCGCCGGTGGAGTGCTTGTCCACGGTCGGCCGGGACACCCGCAGGTCCAGCCGCTCGCCTGAGTCGATCATGGCGCCGGTCCAGTCCGCAGTCTCCCGCGCGTCCATCCCGCGCAGGAAGATCGCCATGGCCAGCGCGGACATCTGCTCCTCGGCGACCACGTCGCGGGTGTAGGCGTCCACCACCCAGTCGATCTGCTCCCTGGTCAGCGCGCCGCCGTCCCGCTTGGCCCTGATCACGTCCACCGCCGCGAAAGCTTCCATGGACACTCCGTAATCCTCCTGCTCAGCCCACTTAGGGCAGGTGGGTGGGGCCGAAGGCGTCGGGGAGGACCTCGGCCATCGGGCGGATGCCGTGCGGGGTGTCGACAAGGCAGTCCGGGCCGCCGAGCTCGAACAGGATCTGCCTGCACCGCCCGCAGGGCATCAGCAGCTCACCGTCCCCGCTGCGGCAGGCCACCGCCACCAGCCTGCCGCCGCCGGTGAGCCGCAACTGGCCCGCCATCGTGCACTCGGCACACAGCCCGAGCCCGTACGAGGCGTTCTCCACGTTGCAGCCCAGGACCTGTCTTCCATCGTCCACAATGGCCGCGACGCCGACCCGTAGCCCGGAGTACGGGGCATAGGCGGAATACGCGATCCGTACCGCGGCGCTCCGTAACGCATCCCAGTCCACAGTAGACATCGGACTCACTCGCCCTCGCCCCGCCGGTACCGCTGGCCGAGCGAGCGCGGTGGTCGCAGTCGTTGCGCCGCGACGGCGAGCACGATGAGCGTGACGAAGTGCGCCGAGTACGGGATCAGGTCGCTCGGCAGCTCGTCATTGGACCAGTAGATGTAGTACAGGATCCCGGCCCCGACCGTGCCCAGCGCCGCCGCGATCCACCGCCGCCGCAGCAGCTGCACCACCACGATCACCGCCAGCAGCAGCACCGCGCCGTAAAGCAGGGCGAGCACCGCCTCGCCGCCCCCGGCCAGCTGCAGGCCGTCGGCGTAGCCGAACAGGGCGGCGCCGCCGAGCAGCCCGCCTGGCCGCCAGTTACCGAAGATCATGGCGGCCAGGCCGATGAACCCGCGACCGTTGGTCTGATTCTCCAGGTAGTCGGCCCCGCCGGGCAGCAGCACCAGGGATGCGCCACCCATCCCGGCCAGCCCACCGGACACCGCCAGCGCGGCGTACTTGTGCAGATAGACGTTCACCCCGAGGGACTCGGCCGCGACCGGGTTCTCCCCGCAGGAGCGCAGCCGCAGGCCGAACCGGGTGCGCCAGAGCACGAGGTAGCTGAGTGGCACCAGCAGCAACGCGATCATCGCCAGCGGGGACACCTGGGTGATCAGCCCGCGCAGCAGCCCGGCCACATCGGAGATCCCGGCCCGGTGCATCTCCTCGAGATCGCCGAGCCAGTCGGAGAGGAAGGTGGCCGAGTAGGTGTCGAACTTGGGCACCGGCGGCGACTGCCGCGGGTTGCCGGACAACGGCTCGAAGATCAGGTTCGCCAGGTACTTGGTGACCCCGAGGCCGAGCAGGTTGATTGCCACCCCGGACACGATGTGGTTGACGTTGAAGGTCACCGTGGCCACCGCGTGCAGCAGCCCGCCGAGGGCGCCGAAGACGATCGCCGCCAGCAGCCCGGCCCACACGCCGCCGTAGTAGGCGCCCCAGGCCGCGCCCCAGGTGCCGAGGATCATCATGCCCTCGAGCCCGATGTTGATCACGCCGGAGCGCTCGGCCCACAACCCGCCGAGCGCGGCCAGCAGGATCGGCAGGGCCAGCCGCAGCGCGGTGTTCGCGGTGCTGCTGGAGGTGAGCACGTCCAGCCCGGTCAGGTACGAGGTGGTGGCCAGCACGGCGATCGCCGCCACGGCCCACAGCACGCCCTTGGCCCAGCCGGGCAGCCCGCGCCCGCCGCGCTCCGGCGGCCGGGTCGATGGGCTGGGCGGCGGGGTGGTGCCCTCGATGGTCAGGCTCATACCGCGCCTCCCTCGCCGACACCGGCCGGTTTGTCCCTGCCGTTGCCGCTCAACGCGCGGCCCACCCTGCGCTGCTCGGCGGCCAGGTCGGCGCGCCGGACGATCTCGTAGGCCACGACCACCGACAGCACCATCGTGCCCTGGATGATCATCGCGATCTCCTGCGGGATCTCGATCTGCTCGAGGGACACTTTGGACTTGTCCAGGAAGGACCACAGCAGGGCGCCGAAGGCGATGCCGACCGGATGGTTGCGGCCGATCAGTGCCACCGCGATCCCGGTGAAGCCGTACTGCTGGGTGGAGGTGATGCCGTAGCTGTAGTCCCTGCCGAGCAGTTCGGGCATGGCGATCAGCCCGGCAACCGCGCCGGAGAGCAGCATCGCGACGAAGGCCATCTTCTTCGCGCTGACCCCGCCCGCGGCCGCCGCGGTCGGCGACTCGCCGCTGGCCTTGAGCTCGAAGCCGAACCGGGTCCGGTTCAGCATGAACCAGTACACCACGCCGAGCGCGGTCGCGATGAGCACGAAGCCGAACAGGGTCCCCGCGTTGCCGAGCGGGATGCCGGGAACCCAGCCGCTCGGGTCGATCTCCCTGGTACTCACGTTGTTACCGCGCTGCACCCCGAACTGGTCCGGGTTGACCAGGAAGGCGATGATCCCGCCGACGATCGCGTTCAGCATGATCGTGGAGATCACCTCGTGCACCCCGCGGGTGACCTTGAGGATCGCCGGGATGGTGGCGTAGGCGGCGCCGGCGAACGCGGCCACCACGATGATCACGAAGGTGTGCAGCACCGGTGGCAGGTCCAGCGCGCCACCGACGATCGCGGCGACGATCGCGGCGAACCGGTACTGGCCCTCGACGCCGATGTTGAACAGGTTCATCTGGAAGCCGATGGCCACCGCCAGCCCGGCAAGGTAGTAGACGGTGCCGAGGTTCACCGTGTCCACCGCGGTGGTGCCGCGGAACAACTGGGCGAACATCGTGCCGAAGGCCTGCAACGGATCGGCACCGGAGATGAGCAGGGCCGCCGAGGACAGCAGCACGGCGAAGGCGATCGCCAGCAGCGGCGGCAGCAGGGTGGTACGCCAGGACCTCACTGCTCGCCTCCACTGTCCGCTCCGGTCATCGCCGAACCCAGTTCCTGCGGGGTCACCGTGGCCGGATCGGCCTCGCTGACCAGCCTGCCGCGCAGCATCACCCGGATGGTGTCGGAGAGCCCGATCAGCTCGTCCAGGTCGGCGGAGACCAGCAGCACGGCCAGGCCCTTGGCGCGGGCGGTGCGGATCCGTTCCCAGATCAGCGCCTGTGCCCCGACGTCCACCCCGCGAGTGGGGTGCGCGGCGACCAGCAGCACCGGGTCGCCGGAGAGCTCCCTGCCGACCACCAGTTTCTGCTGGTTGCCGCCGGAGAGGGCGCCGGCGGGGACCTCGATGCCGGGGGTGCGTACGTCGTAGTCCCGCACGATCCGCTCGGTGTCCTTGCGGGCCCCGGCCGCGTTGATCAGCGGCCCGCTGGCCACCGGCCCGCGGGTCTGGTAGCCGAGGATGCGATTGGCCCACAACGGTTGCTGCAGCAACAGGCCGTGCCGGGTGCGGTCCTCGGCGATGTAGCCGATCCCGGCCTCCCTGCGGGCCAGGGTGCCGAGCCGGGTGAGGTCGCGGGCGCCCCGCTCGCCGACCAGCTCGATCCGGCCGCCGCTGGCCTTGCGCATGCCCATGATGGTCTCGACCAGTTCGGTCTGCCCGTTGCCCTCGACCCCGGCGATGCCGAGCACCTCGCCCGCGTGCACGGTGAGCGAGACGTCCTCCAGCACGGCCCGGTCGGAGTCCTCGGCCTTCAGCCGCAGCCCGGTCACCCGCAGCACCTCGCGCTCGGTCACCGTGGACTCCCTGGTCTCCGGGCTGGGCAGCTCGCTGCCGACCATCATCTCGGCAAGCTCGTGCGTGCTGACCGCCGTGGGGTCCACGGTGCCGACCGTGCTGCCCCGCCGGATCACGGTGACCCGGTCGGCGATCGCCCGCACCTCGTCCAGCTTGTGCGAGATGAACAGGAAGGTGAACCCTTCCCGCTGCATGCTGCGCACGGTGTCGAACAGCGCGTCGACCTCCTGCGGGACCAGCACCGCGGTGGGCTCGTCCAGGATCACGATCCGGGCGCCGCGGTAGAGCACCTTGACGATCTCCACCCGCTGCCGGTCGGCTACCCCGAGCCGCTCCACCAGGGTGTCCGGGTGCGCCCGCAGCCCGGTGCGCTCGGAAAGCTCGGCGATCCGCCTGCTCGCCGCCTGCGAGATGCCGTGCAGGCTCTCCGCGCCGAGCAGCACGTTCTCCCGCACGGTCAGGTTGTCGGCGAGCATGAAGTGCTGGTGCACCATGCCGATACCGGCCCGGATGGCGTCCTGCGGGTTGCGCAGCCGCACCTGCTCGCCGTTGACCGCGATGGTGCCCTCATCCGGCTGCTGCATGCCGTAGAGGATCTTCATCAGGGTGGACTTGCCCGCGCCGTTCTCCCCGCAGATGGCGTGTACCTCGCCCGCGCGGACGGTGAGGTTGACGTCGGAGTTGGCGACGACGCCGGGGAACCGCTTGGTGATTCCGGTCAGCTCGACGACCGGTTCCGGCTCGGGTTCGGCACTGTTCATGGGGATGGATGCTCCCGGGAATCACGCGGTCGGGGCCCGGGGAGGGATCGCCCCGCCCGAGCCCCGCGCGCAGTGAGCTACTAGTTAGCTGGCTTGTCCGAGACCGTGATCTCGCCGTCGATGATCTGCTGCTTGTAGCCGTCCAGGATCGGCTTGATGTCGTCCACCTTGCCGCCCGAGGTGGAGTAGCCGACCCCGTTCACCGAAAGGTCGAACCGTTCCGGCAGCTGGGAGAGGTCGTCCTTGGCGACCGCGGCGATGTAGTCGAACACGGCCACGTCCACCCGCTTGACCATGGAGGTCATGATGACGTCCTTGACCGGCTCCAGGGTCTGCTGGTTGTACTGGTCGGAGTCGACGCCGATGGCGAGTGCGCCGGCCGCGGAGGCCGCCTCGAACACGCCCTTACCGGAGGCACCGGCCGCGTGGTAGATCACGTCGGCGCCCTTGTCCAGCTGCGCCTTGGCGATCACGTTGCCGCGCGCCGGGTCGTTGAAGCCGGAGATGTCACCCGCGGGGGTGATGTAGTCGTCCTCGATCTGCACCTTGTCCGAGACCGCCTTGGCGCCCTGCAGGTAGCCTGCCTCGAACTTCTGGATCAGCGGGGTGTCCACCCCGCCGACGAAGCCGATGTGGCAGTTCTCGCTCTTGTAGACGGCGGCGACCCCGGCCAGGAAGGAGCCCTGCTCCTCGGCGAACACCAGCGGCGTGACGTTCGGCTCGTCGACGGAGTTGTCGTCCACGATGGCGAACTTGGTGTCCGGGAAGTTCGGCGCCACCGCGGCCAGCGCCTCGGCGTAGGCGAAGCCGACGGCGATGATCGGGTTGAAGCCCTCGTTGGCCATCTGGGTGAGCCGCTGCTGCTTGGAGTCCTCCGACTCCTGCGCGGCGGCGGTGCTCTCCGTGGTGTCCCCGACGCCCAGCTCCTCGACCGCCCGGTCCACCCCGGCCGCGGCGGCGTCGTTGAAGGAGGCGTCACCCCGGCCGCCGACGTCGTAGGCCAGCCCGACCCGCAGGTCACTGGCGTCGACATCGGCCGCCGCCGTGCTCTCCTCGGTGGAGGCTTCCGACGGCGCGGGCGGCTTCGGGGCGGTGACGCAGGTGGCGTCCCCGCCGGAGCCGTCCGAGCCTGCGTTGTCGTTTCCGGAGTCCTTCGCGCACCCGGCCAGCGTCAACGCGCCGGCCATGGTGATAGCTGCTAGCGCGCGACCGCGCATCCGAAGACCGTTTCTCATAGTCGCCTTTCTCACTCCCCAGGGCTCGCGCTCGATTCGCGCACGGTACCCGCCGGTCAAGCGCTCGCCATACGGAGACCACCCCGCGTAACCCAAATGTTTGCCATTGCATCGTATTGCGATCAAGCACACACCAACCGTGATCGGCTGCGGCGCGGGTCACCCGTCGGAAGGACCCCGGCCGGGGGCGGACCGGCGGGGGTGTCTGGTCCATCACACAGAAGAGGCCGAGGTTGAGGGGCCGGGACGCGACGGGTCTAGCATCCAGTGCATCAACGCTCGACGACCTTTGACCTCGGCATCGTCGCCGATCCGTCCCAAGTGGACGTATCCGCGGGCGTCGGAGTCGCCGGTCAGCCGGGCTCAGTCCAGCCAGACGTTGGAGGCCTTTCACCGATGTCCACCACGGCTAGCACCGCAGCGGAGGGGGCCGAGAGCCACGCCGCGGTGCGCAGCGATCGGACAGGCACTTCACGGCGCGGCACGTTCTACCGCGGCGACCCCGGCATGTGGTCCTGGGTGCTGCACCGTGTCACCGGCGTGCTCACCTTCTTCTTCCTGTTCGTCCACGTGCTCGACACCGCCCTGGTCCGGGTGTCCCCGGAGAGCTACGACGCGGTGATCGAGACCTACAAGACCCCGCTGGTCAACCTGCTCGAGGTGGCGCTGGTCGGCGCGGTGCTCTACCACGCGCTGAACGGCATCCGGGTGATGCTGGTGGACTTCTGGTCCAAGGGGCCCAGGCTGCAGCGCCCGATGCTGTGGACGATCATCGGCATCTGGGTCGTCGTGATGATCCCCGGCACCTACTTCATGCTGCAGCGCACGGTGAGCGAGATGTTCGGAGGCGGGAACTGATGACCGAGGCCCTCACTCTGGACAAGCCCCGCTCCCCGCGCCGCCCCGCGGCCCGGCGCAGCAACTTCGAGCTGTACAGCTGGCTGTTCATGCGCATCTCCGGCCTCGCGCTGGTGGTGCTCGTGCTCGGCCACCTGTTCATCATGAACATCCTGGACGGCGGGGTGCACCGGCTGAACTTCGCCTTCGTCGCCGGCCGGTGGGCCTCGCCGTTCTGGCAGTTCTGGGACCTGGCGATGCTCTGGCTCGCGCAGCTGCACGGCGGCAACGGCCTGCGCACCATCATCGACGACTACGCCCGCAAGGACAGCACCCGGTTCTGGCTGAAGATCGTGCTGTACGTGTCGATGGTGCTCATCCTCTCCGTCGGCACCCTGGTGATCTTCACCTTCGACCCGAACATCTCGGCCAGCTGACCCACCACCACACGGAGAGAACCCATGCAATTCCACAAGTACGACGTGGTGATCGTCGGCGCGGGTGGTGCGGGTATGCGGGCCGCCATCGAGGCGGGCCAGCGCAGCCGCACCGCCGTACTCACCAAGCTGTATCCGACCCGCTCGCACACCGGGGCCGCGCAGGGCGGCATGTGCGCGGCGCTGGCCAACGTCGAAGAGGACAACTGGGAGTGGCACACCTTCGACACGGTCAAGGGTGGCGACTACCTCACCGACCAGGACGCCGCCGAGATCATGGCCAAGGAGGCCATCGACGCGGTGCTCGACCTGGAGCGGATGGGCCTGCCGTTCAACCGGACCCCGGAGGGCCGGATCGACCAGCGGCGGTTCGGCGGGC
The sequence above is drawn from the Amycolatopsis aidingensis genome and encodes:
- a CDS encoding cytidine deaminase, with the translated sequence MSTVDWDALRSAAVRIAYSAYAPYSGLRVGVAAIVDDGRQVLGCNVENASYGLGLCAECTMAGQLRLTGGGRLVAVACRSGDGELLMPCGRCRQILFELGGPDCLVDTPHGIRPMAEVLPDAFGPTHLP
- a CDS encoding ABC transporter permease — translated: MSLTIEGTTPPPSPSTRPPERGGRGLPGWAKGVLWAVAAIAVLATTSYLTGLDVLTSSSTANTALRLALPILLAALGGLWAERSGVINIGLEGMMILGTWGAAWGAYYGGVWAGLLAAIVFGALGGLLHAVATVTFNVNHIVSGVAINLLGLGVTKYLANLIFEPLSGNPRQSPPVPKFDTYSATFLSDWLGDLEEMHRAGISDVAGLLRGLITQVSPLAMIALLLVPLSYLVLWRTRFGLRLRSCGENPVAAESLGVNVYLHKYAALAVSGGLAGMGGASLVLLPGGADYLENQTNGRGFIGLAAMIFGNWRPGGLLGGAALFGYADGLQLAGGGEAVLALLYGAVLLLAVIVVVQLLRRRWIAAALGTVGAGILYYIYWSNDELPSDLIPYSAHFVTLIVLAVAAQRLRPPRSLGQRYRRGEGE
- a CDS encoding ABC transporter permease — protein: MRSWRTTLLPPLLAIAFAVLLSSAALLISGADPLQAFGTMFAQLFRGTTAVDTVNLGTVYYLAGLAVAIGFQMNLFNIGVEGQYRFAAIVAAIVGGALDLPPVLHTFVIIVVAAFAGAAYATIPAILKVTRGVHEVISTIMLNAIVGGIIAFLVNPDQFGVQRGNNVSTREIDPSGWVPGIPLGNAGTLFGFVLIATALGVVYWFMLNRTRFGFELKASGESPTAAAAGGVSAKKMAFVAMLLSGAVAGLIAMPELLGRDYSYGITSTQQYGFTGIAVALIGRNHPVGIAFGALLWSFLDKSKVSLEQIEIPQEIAMIIQGTMVLSVVVAYEIVRRADLAAEQRRVGRALSGNGRDKPAGVGEGGAV
- a CDS encoding ABC transporter ATP-binding protein, yielding MNSAEPEPEPVVELTGITKRFPGVVANSDVNLTVRAGEVHAICGENGAGKSTLMKILYGMQQPDEGTIAVNGEQVRLRNPQDAIRAGIGMVHQHFMLADNLTVRENVLLGAESLHGISQAASRRIAELSERTGLRAHPDTLVERLGVADRQRVEIVKVLYRGARIVILDEPTAVLVPQEVDALFDTVRSMQREGFTFLFISHKLDEVRAIADRVTVIRRGSTVGTVDPTAVSTHELAEMMVGSELPSPETRESTVTEREVLRVTGLRLKAEDSDRAVLEDVSLTVHAGEVLGIAGVEGNGQTELVETIMGMRKASGGRIELVGERGARDLTRLGTLARREAGIGYIAEDRTRHGLLLQQPLWANRILGYQTRGPVASGPLINAAGARKDTERIVRDYDVRTPGIEVPAGALSGGNQQKLVVGRELSGDPVLLVAAHPTRGVDVGAQALIWERIRTARAKGLAVLLVSADLDELIGLSDTIRVMLRGRLVSEADPATVTPQELGSAMTGADSGGEQ
- a CDS encoding BMP family lipoprotein; translated protein: MAGALTLAGCAKDSGNDNAGSDGSGGDATCVTAPKPPAPSEASTEESTAAADVDASDLRVGLAYDVGGRGDASFNDAAAAGVDRAVEELGVGDTTESTAAAQESEDSKQQRLTQMANEGFNPIIAVGFAYAEALAAVAPNFPDTKFAIVDDNSVDEPNVTPLVFAEEQGSFLAGVAAVYKSENCHIGFVGGVDTPLIQKFEAGYLQGAKAVSDKVQIEDDYITPAGDISGFNDPARGNVIAKAQLDKGADVIYHAAGASGKGVFEAASAAGALAIGVDSDQYNQQTLEPVKDVIMTSMVKRVDVAVFDYIAAVAKDDLSQLPERFDLSVNGVGYSTSGGKVDDIKPILDGYKQQIIDGEITVSDKPAN
- the sdhC gene encoding succinate dehydrogenase, cytochrome b556 subunit, giving the protein MSTTASTAAEGAESHAAVRSDRTGTSRRGTFYRGDPGMWSWVLHRVTGVLTFFFLFVHVLDTALVRVSPESYDAVIETYKTPLVNLLEVALVGAVLYHALNGIRVMLVDFWSKGPRLQRPMLWTIIGIWVVVMIPGTYFMLQRTVSEMFGGGN
- a CDS encoding succinate dehydrogenase hydrophobic membrane anchor subunit; translation: MTEALTLDKPRSPRRPAARRSNFELYSWLFMRISGLALVVLVLGHLFIMNILDGGVHRLNFAFVAGRWASPFWQFWDLAMLWLAQLHGGNGLRTIIDDYARKDSTRFWLKIVLYVSMVLILSVGTLVIFTFDPNISAS